Proteins encoded by one window of Deltaproteobacteria bacterium:
- a CDS encoding FkbM family methyltransferase, which produces MSQRIWLRHLWSHEALPHRVFTRVVNAGLRRVPFELKYGVGQRLRRRHPPYSLLREGSVVVQIGAPADTLHSGRSRAMHFALLVGSTGRVVVIEPDPRSAQELERVARAQGIESLRVSNCGAWKEATKIVLFVDDAHPATNFTEGSKDYDEARMRDYRRVEMDVDTVDNIVASHGLQRIDGVSITTNGAEREILEGMKESMRSLSFISLARTGEGYDELMAEYGFERIAFDDRGFTYRPVRPA; this is translated from the coding sequence ATGAGCCAGCGAATCTGGTTGCGCCACCTCTGGTCCCATGAGGCGCTGCCGCACCGGGTCTTCACCCGGGTGGTGAACGCCGGGCTGCGCCGGGTCCCCTTCGAGCTCAAGTACGGCGTGGGTCAGCGCCTGCGCCGGCGGCACCCCCCCTACTCCCTGCTCCGGGAGGGGAGCGTGGTGGTGCAGATCGGCGCCCCCGCCGACACCCTCCACTCGGGCCGCTCCCGGGCGATGCACTTCGCCCTGCTCGTGGGCTCCACCGGCCGCGTGGTGGTCATCGAGCCCGATCCCCGCAGCGCCCAGGAGCTCGAGCGGGTGGCCCGGGCGCAGGGGATCGAGAGCCTGCGGGTGAGCAACTGCGGGGCGTGGAAGGAGGCGACGAAGATCGTCCTCTTCGTCGATGATGCCCACCCGGCGACCAACTTCACCGAGGGCTCGAAGGACTACGACGAGGCCCGGATGCGGGACTACCGGCGAGTCGAGATGGACGTCGACACGGTCGACAACATCGTGGCGAGTCACGGGCTCCAGCGCATCGATGGGGTCAGCATCACGACCAACGGCGCCGAGCGGGAGATCCTCGAGGGGATGAAGGAGTCCATGCGGAGCCTGTCCTTCATCTCCCTGGCCCGGACCGGAGAGGGCTACGACGAGCTGATGGCCGAGTACGGCTTCGAGCGGATCGCCTTCGACGATCGGGGCTTCACCTACCGACCCGTACGGCCCGCCTGA